From Draconibacterium halophilum, one genomic window encodes:
- the purL gene encoding phosphoribosylformylglycinamidine synthase yields MIQFFKTQSNSIIAVYSAQPLGDENTEKLVWLFSGAKSLKPQQIDGWFVGPRKEMLTPWSTNAVEITQNMGIEGIRRMEEFFEVENENAKHDPMLQVIYQGLDQQVFAIDKEPDPILNIEDIAAYNEQEGLALSDDEIQYLNSVSKEMGRPLTDGEVYGFAQVNSEHCRHKIFNGVFIIDGKEMESSLFQMIKKTSKEHPNKIVSAYKDNCSFVQGPVVEQFAPKTQDKPDFFEVKDIETVLSLKAETHNFPTTVEPFNGAATGTGGEIRDRIAGGKGALPIAGTAVYMTSYPRTEAQRSWEQATEERDWLYQTPEEILIKASNGASDFGNKFGQPLITGSLLTFEHFEDFVKYGYDKVIMLAGGIGFGNKKDSLKDEPVKGDKVVLLGGDNYRIGMGGGAVSSVATGEFENAIELNAVQRANPEMQKRAYNAIRALSEADDNPIISIHDHGAGGHLNCLSELVETTGGKIDTSKLPVGDPTLSQKEIIGNESQERMGLVMKPEHVELLRKIAERERAPIYEIGETTGDMQFTFENSTTGEKSIDWQLGYMFGNPPKTIMEDETIVPEFDELEYNWEEIYDLVEQTIQLESVASKDWLTNKVDRSVTGRIAKQQCAGELQLPLNNCGVITLDYQGKAGLATAIGNAPVAALVDAERGSVLAIAESLTNIIWAPMPDKIKSVSLSANWMWPAKNPGENARIYNAVKAASDFACALGINIPTGKDSMSMTQKYKDDVVLAPGTVIISSSGEVTDVKKVVEPVLVNDESKEILYIDLSFMERALGGSAFAQSINKLGKVAPTVADPAKFVTAFNKVQDLIEQELILAGHDVASGGLITTLLEMCFANVKGGMKVDVTAFEEEDLAKILLAENPGIVIQCADNDEVKKQLTEAGVEFMSLGFPVPYRKVRVMNRTIEADFDINSLREMWFKTSYLLDRKQSGEEKALERFKNYKDQALKFNFKEFSGRAADLGIDLKRRTESGVKAAIIREKGVNGDREMAYAMYLAGMDVKDVHMTDLIAGRETLEDVNMIVFVGGFSNSDVLGSAKGWAGAFKFNEKARVALEKFYQREDTLSLGVCNGCQVMVELGVVYPEHSIQPKMLHNESGKFESSFLNVDIQNNKSVMLENMAGMKLGIWVAHGEGKFYLPFNEDQYNIPMKYSNEGYPGNPNGSHFNAASLCSDNGRHLVMMPHLERAFKPHLWANYPADRKADEVAPWIQAFVNAKNWIEEKTK; encoded by the coding sequence ATGATCCAATTCTTTAAAACTCAAAGTAACAGTATTATCGCAGTTTATTCTGCACAGCCCTTGGGCGACGAAAATACAGAAAAACTGGTATGGTTATTTTCCGGAGCCAAAAGTTTAAAACCTCAGCAAATCGATGGTTGGTTTGTTGGCCCACGTAAGGAAATGCTTACTCCGTGGAGTACCAACGCCGTTGAAATCACCCAAAATATGGGTATTGAAGGTATCCGCCGTATGGAGGAGTTCTTCGAGGTAGAAAATGAAAATGCAAAACATGATCCGATGCTTCAGGTTATTTATCAGGGGCTCGATCAACAGGTTTTTGCGATCGACAAAGAACCCGATCCGATTCTGAATATTGAAGATATTGCAGCGTATAACGAACAGGAAGGATTGGCTTTAAGCGATGACGAAATTCAATACCTGAATTCGGTGTCGAAAGAAATGGGACGCCCGCTTACCGATGGCGAAGTTTATGGTTTTGCCCAGGTAAACTCGGAACACTGTCGCCACAAAATATTTAACGGAGTTTTTATTATTGATGGAAAAGAAATGGAATCGTCGTTATTCCAGATGATTAAAAAGACATCGAAAGAGCATCCGAATAAAATTGTTTCAGCTTACAAAGACAACTGTTCGTTTGTTCAGGGACCGGTTGTTGAGCAGTTTGCTCCGAAAACACAAGATAAACCCGACTTTTTTGAAGTAAAAGATATTGAAACGGTTCTTTCATTAAAGGCCGAAACACATAACTTCCCCACAACAGTTGAGCCTTTTAACGGTGCAGCAACCGGAACAGGTGGAGAGATTCGCGACCGTATTGCCGGTGGAAAAGGTGCTTTGCCAATTGCCGGAACGGCGGTTTATATGACATCGTATCCACGTACCGAAGCACAACGTTCGTGGGAGCAGGCAACCGAAGAACGTGATTGGTTGTACCAGACTCCTGAAGAAATTCTGATTAAAGCATCAAACGGTGCCAGCGATTTTGGTAACAAATTCGGTCAGCCACTTATTACAGGATCACTGCTTACTTTCGAGCATTTCGAGGACTTTGTGAAATATGGTTACGATAAAGTAATCATGCTTGCAGGTGGTATTGGTTTTGGAAATAAAAAGGATAGTCTGAAAGACGAACCGGTAAAAGGCGATAAAGTGGTATTGCTTGGTGGCGATAACTACCGCATTGGAATGGGCGGTGGAGCTGTTTCGTCGGTAGCAACCGGTGAGTTTGAAAATGCCATCGAGTTGAATGCCGTGCAGCGTGCCAACCCCGAAATGCAGAAAAGAGCTTACAATGCCATTCGTGCATTGAGTGAAGCCGATGATAATCCGATTATCTCAATTCACGACCACGGTGCAGGTGGACACCTTAACTGTTTATCGGAGTTGGTTGAAACAACCGGAGGAAAAATCGATACATCGAAATTACCAGTTGGAGACCCAACACTTTCGCAAAAAGAAATTATTGGTAACGAGTCGCAGGAAAGAATGGGACTGGTTATGAAGCCTGAACATGTTGAATTGCTTCGTAAAATTGCTGAGCGCGAACGTGCACCGATTTACGAAATCGGTGAAACAACAGGCGACATGCAATTTACTTTCGAAAACTCAACGACCGGCGAAAAATCAATCGACTGGCAGTTGGGATACATGTTCGGAAATCCTCCGAAAACAATTATGGAGGATGAAACCATCGTTCCTGAATTTGACGAATTAGAATACAACTGGGAAGAAATATACGATTTGGTAGAGCAAACCATTCAGTTGGAGTCGGTGGCAAGTAAAGACTGGCTGACCAACAAGGTTGACCGCTCGGTAACCGGACGAATTGCCAAACAGCAATGTGCCGGCGAATTGCAATTGCCACTGAATAACTGCGGTGTAATTACACTCGACTACCAGGGGAAAGCCGGATTGGCAACAGCAATCGGTAACGCGCCGGTAGCCGCACTTGTTGATGCTGAAAGAGGTTCTGTGCTTGCAATTGCCGAGTCGCTGACAAATATTATCTGGGCGCCAATGCCTGATAAAATCAAAAGTGTATCATTGAGTGCCAACTGGATGTGGCCGGCTAAAAATCCGGGAGAAAATGCCCGTATTTACAACGCAGTAAAAGCAGCCAGCGACTTTGCCTGTGCCTTGGGAATAAACATTCCGACAGGAAAGGACTCAATGTCGATGACACAGAAATACAAAGACGATGTGGTTTTGGCACCGGGTACGGTTATCATTTCATCGTCGGGCGAAGTTACCGATGTGAAAAAAGTTGTTGAGCCGGTATTGGTGAACGACGAAAGCAAAGAGATTCTATACATCGACCTGTCGTTTATGGAACGTGCGCTGGGCGGAAGTGCTTTTGCACAGTCGATCAATAAACTCGGAAAAGTTGCTCCAACAGTTGCAGATCCTGCAAAATTTGTGACGGCATTTAATAAAGTTCAGGATCTTATCGAACAGGAACTTATTCTTGCCGGACACGATGTGGCTTCGGGAGGTTTGATCACTACTTTACTTGAAATGTGTTTCGCCAACGTAAAAGGCGGAATGAAAGTAGATGTTACTGCTTTTGAGGAAGAAGATCTGGCGAAAATATTGTTGGCGGAGAACCCCGGAATTGTTATTCAGTGTGCTGATAACGATGAGGTGAAAAAGCAACTGACAGAAGCAGGAGTTGAGTTCATGTCGTTAGGTTTCCCTGTTCCTTACCGTAAAGTGAGGGTGATGAACCGGACTATTGAAGCCGACTTTGATATTAACTCCTTACGCGAAATGTGGTTTAAAACATCGTATTTGTTAGACCGCAAACAAAGTGGAGAAGAAAAAGCGCTGGAACGTTTTAAAAATTATAAAGATCAGGCCTTAAAATTCAACTTTAAAGAGTTCTCAGGTAGGGCTGCAGATTTGGGAATTGACTTGAAACGCCGCACAGAATCGGGTGTTAAAGCTGCAATTATTCGCGAAAAAGGTGTTAACGGTGATCGTGAAATGGCGTACGCTATGTACCTGGCCGGTATGGATGTGAAAGATGTTCACATGACCGACCTGATTGCAGGACGTGAAACACTGGAGGACGTGAATATGATTGTTTTTGTTGGTGGTTTTTCGAACTCCGATGTACTTGGTTCTGCAAAAGGCTGGGCCGGAGCTTTTAAATTCAACGAAAAGGCACGCGTGGCTCTGGAGAAATTCTACCAACGCGAAGATACGCTGAGTTTAGGTGTTTGTAACGGTTGTCAGGTAATGGTGGAGTTGGGAGTTGTTTATCCGGAGCATAGCATTCAACCAAAAATGTTGCATAACGAATCGGGCAAATTCGAGTCGTCGTTCCTGAATGTTGATATCCAGAATAACAAATCGGTGATGTTGGAGAATATGGCCGGAATGAAACTGGGTATTTGGGTAGCACACGGTGAAGGTAAATTCTACCTGCCGTTTAACGAAGATCAGTACAATATTCCGATGAAATACAGCAACGAAGGTTATCCGGGTAATCCAAACGGATCGCATTTTAATGCCGCTTCCTTATGTTCCGACAATGGCCGTCACCTGGTAATGATGCCTCACCTGGAGCGTGCTTTCAAACCGCATCTTTGGGCAAATTACCCTGCCGATAGAAAAGCAGATGAAGTTGCACCATGGATTCAGGCTTTTGTAAATGCCAAAAACTGGATTGAAGAGAAAACAAAATAG
- a CDS encoding DJ-1 family glyoxalase III: MKKIAVHLADGFEEIEAISIIDVLRRAEFDVDVVSMNKSMEVNGAHDITVKADTMFEDLDYTNIDMIVLPGGVSGARNLQAHEGLQKQILDFHASDKPLGAICAAPLVFGNLGLLEGKTATCYPGFESELKGAEISENTVVQSGTIVTGKGAGVAIHFALKIVEMFKGKEVADDLGKKMIVV; encoded by the coding sequence ATGAAAAAAATAGCAGTTCATTTAGCCGATGGATTTGAAGAAATTGAAGCCATAAGTATTATTGATGTACTTAGACGTGCCGAATTTGATGTGGATGTTGTATCGATGAACAAATCGATGGAAGTTAACGGGGCCCACGATATTACGGTAAAAGCCGATACAATGTTTGAAGACCTTGATTACACCAACATTGATATGATCGTACTTCCGGGAGGCGTATCCGGAGCCCGAAATTTGCAGGCACACGAAGGTTTACAAAAACAAATACTTGATTTCCATGCAAGCGACAAACCACTGGGTGCCATTTGTGCTGCACCACTTGTTTTCGGGAATCTGGGCTTATTGGAAGGTAAAACTGCTACTTGTTATCCTGGTTTTGAATCGGAACTAAAAGGTGCCGAAATTTCAGAAAATACTGTTGTGCAAAGTGGTACAATTGTTACCGGAAAAGGTGCCGGAGTAGCAATTCATTTTGCCCTAAAAATTGTAGAAATGTTTAAAGGGAAAGAAGTTGCTGATGATCTCGGTAAAAAAATGATTGTAGTATAG
- a CDS encoding RNA polymerase sigma factor — protein MTQIQFNNALLGLSEKLHYYALSLTADSERADDLLQETFLKALTYRDKFTQNTNFKAWIYTIMKNTFINDYRRNVKTKNTFDGSNNDFHLMFSKDKVYPAPDSFYSSKEINKSINALEDEYRIPFRMFLEGYKYKEIAEKLGLPLGTVKSRIFFTRKKLEKALHEYSEN, from the coding sequence ATGACTCAGATTCAATTTAACAACGCATTACTCGGTTTGAGTGAAAAATTGCATTATTACGCACTAAGTTTAACTGCCGACTCGGAAAGAGCAGATGACCTTCTGCAAGAGACTTTCCTGAAAGCACTAACTTATCGTGATAAGTTTACGCAAAACACGAATTTCAAGGCGTGGATTTACACCATTATGAAGAATACCTTCATTAATGATTACCGTAGAAATGTAAAAACAAAGAACACCTTTGATGGTTCAAACAACGATTTCCATCTAATGTTCTCGAAAGACAAAGTTTATCCTGCGCCGGATTCGTTCTACAGTTCAAAAGAAATAAACAAGAGCATTAATGCTTTAGAAGACGAATATCGTATTCCTTTCCGCATGTTTTTAGAAGGATACAAATACAAAGAAATTGCAGAGAAACTGGGATTACCTTTAGGTACAGTTAAAAGCCGTATATTTTTTACACGTAAAAAATTGGAAAAGGCTTTACATGAATATTCAGAAAATTAA